The Microcaecilia unicolor chromosome 3, aMicUni1.1, whole genome shotgun sequence nucleotide sequence TCTCTAAAGGGGGTGAGAGGGTGAAAATGGGGCAAAGGAAATGTTGAAAGAGGGATAACGAGAGGCTGGATGGAGATAAGAGATGGAAGAATAGGCTTGAGATCAGGGAGCAAATAATTGAGAGGGAAGAGCTTGGGGGAGATGAAAGGCAGAGGAAAGTAGATAAGGGCTGTGGAGCTAAGTGCAGAGAGTAGAAAGGACTAGAGGGCTGATGTTCAGAACTTAACACTGGCGTTAGAGCCAATTAGTACAGGATTAGCGCCAGCATTAACTgatgcagaatgctcagagggctttagTGCAGGAAACAACGTGCGCACCAgagatggctgcaaattgtatttaaatgtaatcaaatggatgttaatgaggtcatttgctatGCCGTCccaaatgctcagagaacagtgcacaaacaaacaaactctgCTCCTACCGCTGAAAACCTACTGCCGgttcagagctggtgatggggggtctgaagagaggatttcttttgatTTACAGTTTAAAATCTCCTGGttctgatttcttttggaagcggaaggaagcccatgcaagcctgtAAGTACCGGTACTGGAGAAAGAAATGTTTGTGAGTCTGAGCAAATTCAAAACTGAAACCACACATTGGCGCcttttttctgtgcttaaatgtaAGTCtgtcaagtttaaaaaaaaatttgacaagtttatatttaaaggtgcagaaaaggagcgccaatgtgtgcttcactttcaggtttgcctgGCGCATTCACACGAGATCTGTGCTTACCGCAAAACTCTTCTGTACATGTGCCaaacatgtccccccccccccccctcgctttcACTTTTACAAtgcgcatataatttgaataccatttcctttcaaCATCGGCAAGTTcgttttctgcactgttccggccataggagccgactctgtgggtccttgagcactcccaatattgataaaattccttgtatgtgtccagggaggggttatttccactgggcttagcacccccaataattttgaaaagttagctcctatggtTCCGGCGGTATGGGGTCTGCTGTGTTGGCTTTAGTGTGAGCGTACTGAGCATCCATCCATAGTATAGGAAGTAGGTGAATTATAGAGGAAGGTATGGGAGGTTGGGGACAATTGGTGCTCTAGAGAAGGGGTGAGAGTGGGAGATGGAATGCTCAAAGGTGAGTGAAAAGGAGAAGACAAGAGTGTGAAAAACAGGAAATGAGTGGTAAAATAGATTTGAGTGAATAGAGgggcaaaaaagagaaaaataaaatttgtAGAGGAGGAATGAAAGTCAAAGGTAGGAGACAGAAGACATGGAAAGGAGACCCTGAGAAAAGAAACTAGAAGACTGAcaagaaaaatggaaaatagaGCTTGAGACCAATCCAGTTAGAGAAAAAACGATTGCTAGACAAAaaagatggaaaataaaaatattattttccatttttggcaCTGAATTATCAGCTTTTCTATGTTGTAAagtacagaaggaaatgcatttcagtttttctttttccattactgCACTTCTTAGTTTAGCTATAAGGGGAGTTTctattttgtctgcatgtttctgtttctaatttgagATCCATTATGCTGTATTAGATGAGGGTATTTCTATGTTTGAGGAAGTGAAAGATTCAGCTAGTGTGTACTTCCTGGGATTTCCAGCTGATGATTTGTTGTGTCCCCTAATAGGAGGTGccatatttgcagtgctgccttttcgcACATAGGATTGATGCAGTTTGAGTCATGGAAGATAATGCTGTTTTGGATTGGCGTTAACTATATAGGTTTCAAGgttttctttttgcagggttttgtgttacttcacaaaatGTTTCAAGTGTAAGTTGAGTGTGTTCCCAAAATGACAAGGTGCCAAGTATCAGGTAGTAATCAGTGGTGTCAAAATAACAAATCAGTCAAGGAGCCAGAATGTAAAGTGCTTTGGCTTTAGCCATGAAGTTGTCACTGGCAACCTTGGTGAGCATTGTCTCTGGATTGTAGAGACCAAAATCTAGTTGAACTAGGAGCCCAAAAAAGTTGACAGGAGATAATTAACCTGTTCGAGTTGTTTGGACACAAAGAGGGGAAGGCAGATGAGATGATATCAGGGCAAGAGGGGTCTGATAAGAGTTTTATGAGGAACAGGGTGACCAATAGAGAGCATGGGGGAGGGCCCAAAGATTACAAACCAAAAAAAGGTGTTCCACTGCCCCTGGCTGTGGCTAGATGTTGGGTCTTGTATATTTGTATGTAGACTGCTCACAGTATCAGCTTACTTCCCTCTTGACTTACTGCTGGTTCtccttttaatatttgtttttgtaCCCTTTCATTATGGACAGcatcctcttttcttttctgttcttttgTTTCTCTGAAGCTAGTGTTCAGCCCTTTGTGCATTCATACTTTCCATGTGCCAGAGTAAGAGTGCCAAGGGTTATGATTTGGAACAACACAGCAGCAGCCTGACTTATTGGATTCCtaatactgggaaaaaccaagaaGGAGAGGTTTTCCAAACCTTTGAACAACTGGGGCAAAATAAATGGAAGGCTGTGATTTTTGTTCTCACTaaattttgctgcagctttgaagTTGCCAAAACAGCCTAATTGTATAAAGCTATGCGCCCAAATTTCCGACTAGCGCACAAGTTAGGACCtcaacttatagaataatgccaggTGGACGCCTAATTTAGGAGTCATTTTACTAATGCACACTAATGGATGAAGTGCGCACTAACAACGTgcgctaaatgccatgcagcccattatagtcctatgggcttcttagcatttagcgtgcgctaaatccattagcacaccttagtaaaaggagcccttaattgttaaattaggtgctaGTCAGCTTTAAATACCAGTAATAGCCCCTTAAGTGGTGTTAATGGCCAGTAATTTGTAGTTAAGCATGTAACTACacctaggtgctattctgtaaatttaggcccagatgatcaaaagcccccatgctgttctgaacagcgctctaaaaattaGCACCGGAATAGCACGGGGCAATAATGCTcctatgatcaaaactaatagcatgcaagttCACGTGTACTATTAGCTCTcatcttctgcaggaggattgtgcctgggcttttgcccaaggcacaatcttcttgtttgacaggtccgagctgtcaaaaaaaagcccagacctgtcaaacatgtgggtgccccccttgaccagaccccccccccctgcagaaaaCTGAAACTCCACCCCTGACAGAACTTCCAGCCCCCACGTGCTGAACTAGCGGTccggaacccccctcccccgccaccttcagatgatggaggagggagtagggcAATTTCAGTGGtagcagcgcccttgtttggcgtgctgccctctgagcattggggagaacTACATatgtccctgtttagcatgcatttgtatgctattaGCATTCAGCGCCAGTGAGCGCATTGTTACACACGTTCGCTGGCTCTGATCCTGGGGCGCAGGCAAACGgcgctagtctggcactaatggcctccaGCTCccacgtttgcttttgatcatctggtccTTAGTGCCTACATGCTGTAGCAGGCAACTACAAAGGGGGTGGGTACATGGGCAAATCAGGGGCATGATTTGTAGTTGTGCTGCTAAGTGCCAGAATAGTATCACTTACGTGGGCAACTGCCAACTTCagatgcaaccatttacacctgcctttgccctggtgtaagtgctcacacacatGTGCTGATTTACActatattctataatgacagtttTGTGCGCagttgtcattatagaattgtcACTTAGTGCCTATATTTTTTGCGTCTACTTTTTGGTGCACTTTTTCTTGACCCTACCCCTGAATGTGCAGGCTCATGCCAGATGTTTTTCTGCAGGTGTATGGGTATTTCTAACTCTTCTTCCAACCATGCTGCTAAACCTGGAGAAGCACAACAAGCCTCTGGGCATGAGGGATTACCTGGGCTGGAGCATATGGGCAGTGGGTTTCATCACAGAGGCTGTCGCCGATCAGCAGAAGTGGAGATTCCAAGTTGACTCAGATAACAGAGTGAGTGCCAGCACAGAAATCATATGACTGTCTGAGGTATAAGCTAGCATTGTCCAGTATGATTGGTTTGGAGGGGTTGAAGACCACAGCTAAAAGTGAAATTAACTAATCTCAGTGCCTTAAACTGTGAGGCCAGTAACATGGGCAGATGTGAGATTGCATTAGAGAAGGTGGAGGTAGCCCTGTGTTTTTATCATGTTACTTAATAGTttttcaacattttatttttctgcaaaGGGTAAATTTATACAAAGTGGTCTTTGGGCCTACAGTCGTCATCCCAACTACCTGGGGGagatcctgctgtggctggggctCTTTGTATCAGCCTCCTCCGTTTTTCAAGGTGCCCAGCATATCTGTGCCATATCACCGCTTTTCGTATGGTTCATGCTGAACTACGTCAGTGGGATCCCAGTTCTGGAACGACAGGCCATGAAGAAATGGGGCAATAATTTTGCTTTCCAGCAGTACTTGAAGAACACACCTGTGCTCTGGCCCATGAAGTTTAAGTGCTTGTGAACCTGGTTCTTTTCATCAAAAAATTTAATCCTTCTGCTTTGGGAATGATTATAAAATAAACTGTGTCCTTAATGTAGAATGTAATCGGGTGGCagggtgttaattggcaccaccTTCCCCATGTTGTAATGGATCATAACCTCAGTCAGAAGGTCAACATAGGACTGTGTTAAACTCATAGCACAAATCTAAAATAATCCAAGATACTAAGAATCCTACTTTTTATTTTGTGTTGAAATAAAATTCTAGACTGGCTCAGCTGTGTGTTTTATGCCCAGGTCAGTGGCTCCATTTCCTGGGACAGCAAGGACCGAGGTTGTTGCAGAGCTAGTATAGCACTTTTCCATCATCCTTCCCCAgcccccctgtcaaaccttctTTGTGGGCTGCAGCAGCCAAAACATGCCTGGAGactttcctctgccacatccctcCCCTCTGATGCAACATCCTGTGTACACAATTTTGCAGTTTAAGAGGTTAGTAAAGACTTCTCTCTTTGTGTGTCATGGACTCAGGGATAGTGAGCCCGTGGACCGCAGCCAGAGCTgaggcagacaaatcacctgggctggcacagggcaAGCATCAGAACAATTTAGGACTGGGCTAGACAGGACAGAGGTAACAAGGTACAGAAACAAGACACACATGAACACGAATTCagggacaagactcacaggaacaaaagCCAGGCAGAAGTCAAGGCATGCACGAATAAGGCATTTAAGAACAAGACTTACAAAAGCAAGGCTTTCAAAAACATGGTTCATAAACAAGACATTTAGGGACAAGACTCACAGGCACAAAACTAATCAGGAGTCAAGGCatgcaggaacaaagccaagctgGAAATGGATCTAAACAGGGAACACTAAGACAaggttaagagacctcttgcaaaggcaaaggatgagagttccaaggtgctttataaaggactttgctgatgatgtcacaacttggaatgaggcttaAATAGACTGTAATGAGGCTTGGATAGCCGAAACACCAGAACGAGGCTCTGCATTGTTTCCAATAGTAAAATTTTCCTTTCTCCAAACATCTCTAGGAGAACCCAGCCATAAAAATTAATCAAAAAGCTGTTTCCCAGCATTTGATGGCATGAAAACATTGTTGGATTCTATTTAAAATTTCCTAATAGTATATGGGAGCTGGCAATAAAatagtaatatcatctgcataaatattaaaaaatactTTCAATTGTTCAAATACTGTTCCTAAGGGCTGTAACAAACCATTAAACAATAGCAGTGAAAGGGGAAACCGCTGCAGTACCCCACATTCCAGAACCCAAGCATCCGATGAAACACCCTGCATCTTGATTCTATaatttttatcttttaaaaaaatatcccTGAACCAATTAAGCACTGCACCTGTAAGTCCAATGCTATCCAGCAAATACAGTAAAACATCATGAGCCACTAAATCAAAGGTGCTTGATAAATCAAATTGGATAATTACTGAATTCTGGCCTTGACTTAACAGTTGTCTTTCTTGTGCTACCAATGTCCCTAAAATAGTTTCAGTACTATAGGTTTTACGAATCCCTGATTATGAATAATGCACAGGTTATATTTTGTCAAATAATCCTGCTCTATAACACAACCCTCCATAATCTTAGTGAACAATGGAATTGATGCTACTGATCTAAAATTTGTTACTTCCTGTAAACTCCCTTTCGAATACTTTGGTATAGGGGTCAGCAACTCTCTTTCACCTTTTATGGACTTGGTGGTAAGTAACACATACAAAACAATATTTGATAAACATTAAAGAAATAACAGCTCCTAATACACCAATGAAAGTGATTAATAATCTAGGAAATACCTTATTTTCaagaaaggcaaaataaactATAAAGCTTCATTGTTCAGTCTTATAAATCTTTGTTACCATTGTAGGCAGGTGATCATTTGCAGGAATAATGTCCTTAGAATTATCACTTTGTTGCAATTTGTTCTTCCTAGTAATGAAATATGTAGGTGCAAATGTAATAGCAGTCTGCTTCAAATCCTTAGTATATTAATGCATGGGGTTCAGAAAAATTGTCCTGAATACCATGGTCTGAAGGACGATGAAAACATTGCTCCTCAGGATGAGATCACCAGTTCATAATGTTACCCTCCTCTCCTGGGAGTCCTCAGGATGAATGAAACCTTCTCATAAAACATAAGTTTACCTTAGACTGGCTCTTCTTCCTGAAACGAGGTTGGTTGAGGTGCTAATGATTTCTTTCTTGTAGGGGAGAGGTTACTAGCACTTCATCCTACCTCAGTTGATTTTGCACCTGCAAAGAAATGAAATAGCTCAGAGCAGGCTGGTGATCATAGGTGGTAGATGAATCTGCAGAACCCTTCAtttaatacataagtattgccacactgggacagaccaaaggtccatcaagcccagcatcctgtttccaacagtggccaatcgaggtcacaaatacctggcaagatcccaaaaacgttttTTCTGGTAGCTGATGAGGAGAAGGCTCTGATGCTGTAAAATACATGGATCCATGTTGGCCTTGGTATTTGGTTATGGATTTTCTTTGCAAATGGTGACTTGTGGTGATGCGACTTTCACATATCCTGGTCTCCTGGATGTGGCAGGTTATCCCTCCTCTGGTTCATTACGATGAACTGTAAAGGGAAGGCTTCAGTAAATGAAGGTTGTTGATAAAAGTGCAGCAatagttcaaaataaatgcttcAGTTTGCTAGACTGCATGTTTTACAAAATTTTGCAATCAAAACGATTATTGGAGTTTCCATTTGGGAAACTGGTTACCTATTAAGGCAAGAGTAGAATTTAAACATCTATTGTTTATTTTTGAGATCCTCCATGGATTACCTCCATCTTATATGGCCCATTGTTAATCCTGGTATGTTCCTTTGATGAACGCTATTGTCTTCAGTGACAGCAGCATGATTTTtgagctgcagaaaacaaagagagTTTTTAGATCCACCTCAGATTTCATATGGAGACAATAGGCCCCTGACACAGGTGacacatgccgaaacacggccatatcAGGTCATTTTATATGTGAGTGAACCAAAGAGTATAGTAGATGTTTTTAGCTACAGCAACCCTTTCACCCTACTCTTTGGTTCACCTGCAATAGTCGTAGGAATTGCTGTTCCTCTATTTTTCATGGTTCCTCTGCTCAGGTCATTTTATACACCAGACAAATTTTGATGACTCATATTATTTGATCTCTTTGACTACTTTATCTCCTCATTTTGGTTGTCACTGCTGTTTTATACACCCCTTTCCAAAACCTCCATTTAGGGATTTGTTTCCTATTGCTAATAGGTTGGGGCTGTTAGAGTTAGACATAGGAGCAACTTCTTTTAATGAGACCAGTAACATTAAGGCCCCGATCACAGTATTTTCAGGGACAGCAAGAGAACTTCAACTGAATTAACCTACCTCAGGGTTTAAgttgtagacaaaaaaaaaaaaggaggtggagCTGGGGGAGTAGGCAAGTTGTCCAGGAGAAGAAGATCTAAATTAGGGAGTAGTGTGCCTGTTCTCTGCTGTTTTAGGCtcaccccctgccctcctctccctgccAGCTGCCTGGAAAGGAGAGGCTGAAGCAGAATA carries:
- the LOC115465061 gene encoding uncharacterized protein C594.04c-like, with protein sequence MGSALSTPVRELAQGAALDFALQWSLWALAALLKTERFYDLAGNVTFLLLAHLTLRWGRTKYLRQQIQTGLVTLWGLRLGAFLFLRILRAGRDRRFNGIREKPGTFFIFWTIQGVWVFLTLLPTMLLNLEKHNKPLGMRDYLGWSIWAVGFITEAVADQQKWRFQVDSDNRGKFIQSGLWAYSRHPNYLGEILLWLGLFVSASSVFQGAQHICAISPLFVWFMLNYVSGIPVLERQAMKKWGNNFAFQQYLKNTPVLWPMKFKCL